Proteins from one Sabethes cyaneus chromosome 2, idSabCyanKW18_F2, whole genome shotgun sequence genomic window:
- the LOC128736603 gene encoding general transcription factor IIF subunit 2-like, with translation MSKANESVKVDKELDMLNVTRGVWLVKVPKYMANKWEKAPENTEVGKLKIARQKGKQPSVSLTLSDAVINIDPSEKIPRHHRLDASVITKQTLGVFSHSDPAVALQPEAERFEGRIVKRLECRPYDDNCYMKMKLDSIRKASQPRRQTKSLEKIVNNFKPISNHKHNIEYVERKKTEGKKSRDDKAAVQDMLFNAFEKHQYYNIRDLVRITRQPITYLKEILKEICDYNMKNPHKNMWELKKEYRHYKEATGSDSD, from the coding sequence TTGGTTAGTGAAAGTTCCCAAATATATGGCCAATAAGTGGGAGAAAGCACCAGAGAATACCGAGGTTGGTAAACTGAAGATTGCCAGACAAAAAGGTAAACAACCGAGTGTTTCACTAACACTCTCCGACGCTGTGATAAACATTGATCCATCGGAGAAAATTCCACGCCACCACCGGCTGGATGCGTCGGTTATTACCAAGCAAACGCTGGGTGTGTTTTCTCATAGTGATCCAGCAGTTGCCTTGCAACCGGAGGCGGAACGGTTTGAAGGACGCATTGTGAAGAGACTAGAGTGTCGGCCTTATGATGACAATTGCTACATGAAAATGAAGCTGGACTCCATCCGAAAAGCATCGCAACCGAGACGCCAGACCAAATCGTTGGAAAAAATAGTAAACAATTTCAAGCCCATTTCCAATCACAAGCATAACATCGAGTACGTTGAGCGCAAAAAGACCGAAGGGAAAAAATCCCGCGACGACAAGGCAGCCGTGCAGGACATGCTGTTCAATGCATTCGAGAAACATCAATACTATAACATTAGGGATTTGGTTAGAATTACTCGGCAACCGATTACCTATCTGaaggaaatattgaaagaaatcTGTGATTACAACATGAAAAATCCACACAAAAATATGTGGGAACTTAAGAAGGAGTATCGACACTACAAGGAGGCGACCGGTAGCGATAGTGACTGA